DNA sequence from the Pungitius pungitius chromosome 16, fPunPun2.1, whole genome shotgun sequence genome:
GGTCGGAACTGAGAGAAGGAAGAGTGGACATTTGTGCTGCTTGTCTTAGACATTGCAAATCTTTCAAATACAATTCCTTCTTCAAGTGTGTTTTTGGATTGTCAGTACAATTGATCATATTTAAGAGAAAATACCTCCTGTTTTTCGTTTAATCTAAATTGCGACCTACAACATCTGCATGGTTCGGTTAAAGCTTGTGTCTGAGTAGTGGAGAGAATACAGCTTCTGTCCGTCTCTTGTTACGCGGTCAGTGGTGAGAAGGCCAGCTTTCAGAAAGGGAGCCGAGACATTTGTTGCATAGTTGAACATGGGGTCCTCTGGTACAATGCTAATCAGCAGCGTCCACTTAAAGAAACAGAAAGGAAATAGCAAAAAGCACATTCTGAATCACTGCTGGAATACTCCTCTATTTACATGTGTTCAAAGTAAAGCTTTCAAAACATCCGTTTGCATATTTGTACCGTGATTTTTAGTCCACACAGAGTTAGCAGAGCCGCTGTACACATTATCTACACACTGCTGTCTGTCAGTGATAAAGTTCCTGTACATTCCAAAACCGCTCATTCTCATCGTGCGTCACTTTGCCAAACAGGAGAAAGAATGCACACAAAAAGCTGCAGCAAACCGCAAGGAAAATccttgaattcttttttttccacggtAATCGTCTCTTTGTcgttttttacaaaaacaattcaTTGTGAGGGCATTTCTCTGCCCACATAAGTTATTCACAGCTATGTTACAGTCTTGCTTGGTGCGAGGCACAGAGTCACTGAGTCCGCCGCGGCTCACCGTGCCTCGATGTCTTTGTGAGCCGGTCTGTCTCTGATATCTGAGGCCAGGGGAGTAGTCCGTCTGGGGGAGCCTGGCCGGGCACCCAGCGTGGGGatgagagggggcggggcactCAGGGATGCGGTGGGTGGTGTTTTGTTCAGCATGCCGTTCtggtgggcggcggcggcggcagcagcagccgcggCGGCCGAGGGGCTCACCCTGGAGTAGTGCATGCCTGGGAGTCCAGGGGCCATGAGGCCCGGGGGCGGGTGTGGTAGGTGTCCGTCAAGGGCAGGATGGTGCATTGCCGGGTGGAGGCGCCCGTGCTCGTAGTCCTCTCTGAGCATGTTGAGTCGCTCGCGCTCCTCCATATGGGCACGCTCctgctccctcctctgctccaggGCCAGCGGGTGGATGTGGTCGCGATTAAAGTCGTGAGGCTCACGGTCCCTGTAGGAGCGCTCCGCCTCGTAGAGGCGAGGCGCCGCCAGCCGGTGCAGAGGGTCATTCCTTAGCAACAGGTCCCTGGTCAAAGGGTCCCGTCTGTGAATGTCCAGGCCCCTGTAGGGGTCCCTCATTGGGTCCCAGTGGAAGGCGGGGTAAGGGAACCTGTCCGCCCCGGGGATGGGGCTGATGCCCATGAAGGGCGCCACCATTCGAGTTCTCTCCAGACCACTGATGCTGTTCATGGGGTGAACGCCAGCCATGCTCATAGGCATCggcatggaggagggagggtggaggttCGGCGTGGAGGGTGCCTGTGTGGGGTGCTCACTAGCCCGCTCTATGGCTCCATCCTGCTCTTCCTTCCGCTCTTCCTTCACCTTCACCTCGCTGTTCTTCTTCTGGTGCTCGTATTGAagctctccctttttctctggGACCTCCCTGCTCAGCCCGCCGTTGGGACGTTCAAGGCTGGTCTGACGGATGTAGGGCGATGGCGTCCCCCTATTAGACACTTTGTCCTCTGACACTCGGCCATCGTGGATGACGGGTGCATCCTTGTCGCTGTGCTGGTTGTCTTTGAGCTTATGGTCATCCGTGCCGTTGTCTTTCCAGGAGTCTGAGtgctccctctccctgtccttGGCCTTCTCCTTGTCCCTCTGAGGCTCTCCAGAAGCCGGGGCCAGGTGGTTCCTGTGGTGCTCAGGAGGCCGGGTGTGGCCCAGGAGGCTGATGGGGTTGACAGGGACTGGGGACGGATGGCTTGAATGGCGCTTTTCTACAGAGTCCCTATAAGCACAAGAAAGTCCCTCCATCATTTACAGTAAATTAGCCCTCTTATATTCATAATTCatataaaaagcaaaacaactaaaataatgaataataatgccTTTTTATGGTTCTCGGGCTAGAGAAGTCACATTTGGCATCACCCACctgtctttgttgtctttacTGACCAGCGGGTCCCGTTTGTCAGAGTCTCGGTCCCGCTCGTGCGAGCTGGCTGAGGCGCTCCTCTCAGAGTCTCCGGGCTTCAGCCAGGGTGGCGGCGTGGGGAAGGAGGGCGGCGTGCGGTGCAGGCGGTTCCACGGCTCCTGGTGGCCGCTGTTGCTGCCGAAGTGCTGCTGTGCGTTGGGGCCATCTTTGTGGCCAAACATTGCATTGGCCGCTGTTAGGGATTCAACACGTGGAAAAACACGGCAGGACGCAAGTTAAATGCGTATCTCAACAatttgctggggggggggatatcaaCGTTCAAATTATACTGCTGGTAAATGGAGCATTAGCAGCAATAACTCTACTTGAATTGCTATAGCAAAAACATTACAACAATAGAAAGCTTGAAAGGAGAAATTGTTTGGCAGTCCTGACGGTGATTGTatggtaaccatggtaaccaagAACATCCTTTGTGAGTTTAAAACTCACTTAGTGCTGGATTGCCCAGTCCCCCGAAGGCTGATGAACTGAGGGTTCCCAGTCCGCCAAACGATGCAGGCCTACCAAAAGGTTCTGGGGGGGAGACACCACATGTTACCAGTAATCCAATCACATCTATTTCACATCGAGACTGACAAGAACTGGATTTGAGGGTACCTAAGTGAGATGCTTGGGCGAGGAAGTTTCCGGGATGGTGGGGTGGATGACCGAAAGGACCTGCTGATGGGTGTGTGGGACCTGAGGAGGGAGACAGGCATCACAGAAACGTCACTCGGGTTGGGATTGATGGTGTGACACGGACatcaaattattatttactTTACTATCTAAAACAACTAGAGCCTGATAGACAAATTACAAAACTAATTCAGAAACAAGACAGTTTAAATATGttgtccactagatggcgctaACAAGGTGGTTCTTTAACTGTAAAATGTCCAGTTCAATAGATTTCTGTCATTATGTTAAGATCCATAATCACAGTTTTTATCCAAACCAGCAGCAAGATTTTGGCTGGTACCCGGCATTGCAGCCTGTTGCATCATTGAGTTTCACTGCTAAGCTTAGTCTTTGACAGGAAGTTCAGCAGCCAACAGCTGgaagaaaacatgaataatagTTTCCTCTTGAATCTAATGTGAGAAATACTATTAAGGACGATGCACTGCAGTGATGAAACACAGTATGTGTCCTCACAACACAAGAGCTGGTTGTTATTTCCAGAAACACATGCTTAGTTGAAATCCCTAATgatctttattattttgattatgGGGACAAATGGTTTATCGCTGTCTCTGCTTAactccagtgtttcccctaagtTTACAACTTCTGGGTTGGGGGGCTGCCCCcagttataatggtagggggaaACACTTAACTCTGTAACAATAACATAAGCAATGGAGAGAAATGACCGGCTGTATCATTATTAATCATCGATCAAACTCACCGGCGGCGGAGAAGAGCGTGGCGGGCCGCGCCAAGTCGTTGGGGTGATGGATTCCACCGAAGAGGCTCGGGCCCGGAGGTCGACTCAGAAAGTCCGGTTTCAGGCCAAAGTCTAACTTGTGAGGGTCGACCTGCATCTGCTGCTAGAAGGCGGCAGATCGATGGAGAGGAACACATGTAAAACCCCTTTACACGACAAAGACTGATGATGGTTTCATTAACTTAACACATTGTGAAATCACTTAGCCTTACATTTAATTCAGACACAAATGTTggctctattttatttttttagtgaaTGACCAAAACAATCATAAATAAGCACGTATTATCTTCCCACTGTTAGCAGAGGGAGGAATCAGATGAGTCCTCACCTTCACTTTCTGTTGGTGGTGGTATATCTGCCAAGCGATATGGACATGCATGGCGCACCACTTCCCTGGTTTCTATGGATACAAGACAAAAACTATCAGGAAAAAGAGGACATTACTGCTACTAACTTACATATTAAATAGGTAATTGTGTGGTAGGTGCCcaattttttaatatattccgTTGTTATCTTTCTTTACATCAATCATGTCTCTTGTTCAAGGTTATCAGACCCATATTTAATGGATATAGTGCTACAGTGGCAATTATCCTCATGTAACACGACAATGATATGAACAATGCATACCTATCTGATACCATTACGTCACCAGAAGATGACTGTGATAGCTTTTCAATGCATGTCTACATTTAAGCAAAGTCTATCAATAGCATTTTCACATTCGCTTCGTTGTAGCATAGACTAAAAGTGCTCTTTTAATTAAATTGTTCTATTAGCAAAACCCTTTAAGGCAGCATtgctgtacttgtgtgtgtgcgtcagggtGCAGGAGACTGAAACACTGCAGGCGATTAGCACTCACCCTGAGAACGGGCCGGAATGGATCCGTTAGCTACAGGGGGGAATGAAAGGGAGTTGAGTTATTTTGCTGTCAATCAAATTGCTTCTAACTAGTCTCAGTGTGTGGCATCCATtataaaccaaattaaaatgtaaaaatgtcccttttaaatTAAGCATTTCACAAGTAATTAAAACATTGGTATTCCTGTGGGACCAAATACATGggatacaaataaatcaataccGACCAACAGGGCAGACCGAGCTATCCATAAACCAAAGCATATGAAGTCCTTAAAATTAATTACTAGGtgttaaaagcctttttttgaTGACTCAAATACTTATGCAACACATCCAGAAGACCAAAAGGTTATCCCTACATTGCAAGTATTGTGTAATGTGTGCTCTTACCCTGGGGTCCTTCTGTAAGAATGTGTGTGGGATGCCTCCTTGTCTTGTTGTTCCATCAAGTGGATTAGAGGTCTAGAGAGCACAGATGGAAAACAAGAATCTCTGTAAATATCTCCTAGATtgagtttatgtgtgtgtgtgtgagagagcaagAACATGTGTGTCTTACCTTGGGCTGGAAGGCGCCCTGCAGCGAGCCGAAAGGCCCGGTCGGGGGGATGACGGGCGGGAGGCCAGACATGGCCGGTGGGTAGGAGTGAAACAGctgaggggggagaagagggaggttGGTCCGTTAGGTGAATGCAGGACAGCAGTGATGTGACAGTAGCTGAtgaatattttttccaaaactGCTTGGATGTGGAAAGTTGCAAATGATTGCATTCATGTTTCATATTTCCTGCTTATTCTTGGTGGATTTAAATAAGGAGAAAATCCTACTTTAATGTGAAAAATAGAATGTTGTAATACAAGCAAAAATCCTTGTATACCAAACGTGCTCAAGGCTTCCGTGAAACTATCCTGTGGAGAAACCACTGGTAATTAACCACTCACTCAAGCTACGTTTTCTTGTCAATAAATTAACATttagagaatgtttttcatgtCTCTGAACTTGCATTTCTTTAATTATGGATGGAACAGAATTATTTAAACTCGGGATGCTGGGATGAGTTATTATTAGAAGCGCTCGGGGAGATGCTGTGAGGTTTTTAATGCAATCTGTTTATCTTTGTGCATTACGTTTTAAGATGTCAGTATGTTATACAGCGAGGAAATGGCTTCAGGGTATTTGCTGCTATCATGATAACGGCGAGGAAATATTAAAAATCTGAAATGAAGCACTTGAAGCAAACAAAGTAACAACATTCCACTACATCTATTTGGCCCGGGGTTGGTCGGAATAAAAAGGGGGGATTTTTCAGATATTAAAATCTTCCTCAAGGCTCGGGTTGAAGAGAAAGCAAACGTTTGAAGGCACACACAGCATGTGTATGGAGGCTTGAGCAAACATGGTAGAAGAGCGGGGACCATTGTTTCCAATAAGTCAACTCTGGCGAGTGATAAGTTAGCAGGCAAACACAAATGCAACCAGGCCAAACAAAGACATCATATTTGCCTGGCAATAATGCAGTCGACTGTGTATGCAGCCACTGTCTCTCTCTACTAATGTCTATGCCACATCATTTTAGCCTTGTGCTCAGATATCGAGGAATCCAGAACGCTTTCATTAAGCACAACATATGTCGGGGATAAAGGGTGAGATGGTACGGCTCGGATGCTTACAGTGTTCTTTAAGAGGTCTTGATTACACACCTACGCACAGAGCTCTAACTCCTACTTGCATGGGATGAAATGGCATAGTGGGAAAGCAGCACATTAAGCGGTAGGTAAACTCACACTGTGTCTGTAGAAGGGGTCCACTTTAGTTGGGTATTTTTCAAACTGTAGGAGAGATAAAACAGTTCAATCACAAGgctgcagagaaaacacagaACACAAAACATAACAAGAACCCGTAACAGTGTGCAAAATGCATCACATTGTATTTTAGGACTAAAAACCCAATTAGAGATTGATATTATGATTCAAGATCTAAAATGTGAACTGAGATACAAAGTATTACAGCTTTTCCAAACAAATCTGTCTTCCTGCCCTTTTCCTGATCACgtgacaaccttttttttcatttggtctcCCTTTAGTGGTGCAGCAAAGTCTCAGGACGAACATTTCCCCAGTCAAGACTAAACACTGCAGCCATAAAGAGCCTTTTTATGGCCTCATTAGCTGTCAGAGGCCTCACTGTGCTGCCTTTGAGGTATCATCAGAGCCAAGGGAACCCTCTATGGGCCAGACCAttatgaatgtgtgagtgtgtttgtgtgcgttttagGTCTAGCCGCCCATTGCCTGTGGTCTTTCCCAACAAGCACTGGGGCTCCTTAATGCAAAACATTTGCCAGTAATGAAAACCCCCAAACAGGActaaaatgatgtcattaaaTTCAGAATGAATTAAGTGTATTATGCTCTGAACGCTGGCTCAGAAGTTAACATGCTTCGGGCAAGTTATTGCCAATTTAGAAAATAACGGTGACTCAAGTCTGGAGTTGCAGAGTACGCCAGAGAAAACACTAGAAAGGCTTTCTGGGAAACCAAAGGCATGATTATACATGACTGACACATATGGTCATCATCCAAAGGCAGCCACAGAAACCCTGAGGCTAAAGCGTGCTGCTTACACACATGTCGTGTAAAATCTTAACTCTCAAAACCACAAGGTACAGCTCTCCACACGTACACATGTAGAACACTGAGACAACATTTGACCCTCTCCAGCCCCACCATCCCAAAAGGTGTGTTTTACTTATCCTCACATTTCTGGCAGGGGTACGCACCATGGGCGGTGCCGGGGTGGGCATGATG
Encoded proteins:
- the auts2a gene encoding autism susceptibility gene 2 protein isoform X2; amino-acid sequence: MKSINGPRSSGLRKKRKSRSVRDRDRRSNGIRNNHVKGSVFRFSSDSEREGDREPPSSRHRPPRRKRKDSTSAEEDIIDGFSITGFVTLEALENLTLMPQECRDNQAGPPHKKKVARVPGGLSMNPCKNNHHQQQPSDQENNPRLAHTQGKRKKKHLNKKHTMLKPGQNNCKGSDSESVSGECKPSIRSSSRDRLTDCDTESDQDDKISDASSEKFFNTAAVKVPEFGISVLSTNGSQEPHGPGLFQVSGLERSQERSQETCRDPQSSASSPHRQLRPPQALPLPQAHHHPSVPRPLLPKRTQTNGPTQVLTSANLPPHSEALPRPRTPAALPLAQGQEPSPPPPPRPQHQPELLAHPRPAPTPTLHPNPPSPALPNHHPHQQHPSQAGPHRPPSRCHPRPLSAYNGLSLNGHSSRSSTPGSKPHGLPAPSLHLPHHPPPPAAAAPAFPLPLAANQSTPHSFPSALQSSPHPHHPNMFAPPAALPPPPPLTSNTLPVPGHPAAGSAYSEQDLLRQELNTRFLASQNADRGASLGPPPYLRTEFHQHQHQHQHQHQHQHQHTHQHTHQHTFTPFPHAIMPTPAPPMVRTPARNFEKYPTKVDPFYRHSLFHSYPPAMSGLPPVIPPTGPFGSLQGAFQPKTSNPLDGTTRQGGIPHTFLQKDPRLTDPFRPVLRKPGKWCAMHVHIAWQIYHHQQKVKQMQVDPHKLDFGLKPDFLSRPPGPSLFGGIHHPNDLARPATLFSAAGPTHPSAGPFGHPPHHPGNFLAQASHLEPFGRPASFGGLGTLSSSAFGGLGNPALKSLTAANAMFGHKDGPNAQQHFGSNSGHQEPWNRLHRTPPSFPTPPPWLKPGDSERSASASSHERDRDSDKRDPLVSKDNKDRDSVEKRHSSHPSPVPVNPISLLGHTRPPEHHRNHLAPASGEPQRDKEKAKDREREHSDSWKDNGTDDHKLKDNQHSDKDAPVIHDGRVSEDKVSNRGTPSPYIRQTSLERPNGGLSREVPEKKGELQYEHQKKNSEVKVKEERKEEQDGAIERASEHPTQAPSTPNLHPPSSMPMPMSMAGVHPMNSISGLERTRMVAPFMGISPIPGADRFPYPAFHWDPMRDPYRGLDIHRRDPLTRDLLLRNDPLHRLAAPRLYEAERSYRDREPHDFNRDHIHPLALEQRREQERAHMEERERLNMLREDYEHGRLHPAMHHPALDGHLPHPPPGLMAPGLPGMHYSRVSPSAAAAAAAAAAAHQNGMLNKTPPTASLSAPPPLIPTLGARPGSPRRTTPLASDIRDRPAHKDIEAR
- the auts2a gene encoding autism susceptibility gene 2 protein isoform X4; its protein translation is MKSINGPRSSGLRKKRKSRSVRDRDRRSNGIRNNHVKGSVFRFSSDSEREGDREPPSSRHRPPRRKRKDSTSAEEDIIDGFSITGFVTLEALENLTLMPQECRDNQAGPPHKKKVARVPGGLSMNPCKNNHHQQQPSDQENNPRLAHTQGKRKKKHLNKKHTMLKPGQNNCKGSDSESVSGECKPSIRSSSRDRLTDCDTESDQDDKISDASSEKFFNTAAVKVPEFGISVLSTNGSQEPHGPGLFQVSGLERSQERSQETCRDPQSSASSPHRQLRPPQALPLPQAHHHPSVPRPLLPKRTQTNGPTQVLTSANLPPHSEALPRPRTPAALPLAQGQEPSPPPPPRPQHQPELLAHPRPAPTPTLHPNPPSPALPNHHPHQQHPSQAGPHRPPSRCHPRPLSAYNGLSLNGHSSRSSTPGSKPHGLPAPSLHLPHHPPPPAAAAPAFPLPLAANQSTPHSFPSALQSSPHPHHPNMFAPPAALPPPPPLTSNTLPVPGHPAAGSAYSEQDLLRQELNTRFLASQNADRGASLGPPPYLRTEFHQHQHQHQHQHQHQHQHTHQHTHQHTFTPFPHAIMPTPAPPMVRTPARNFEKYPTKVDPFYRHSLFHSYPPAMSGLPPVIPPTGPFGSLQGAFQPKTSNPLDGTTRQGGIPHTFLQKDPRLTDPFRPVLRKPGKWCAMHVHIAWQIYHHQQKVKQMQVDPHKLDFGLKPDFLSRPPGPSLFGGIHHPNDLARPATLFSAAGPTHPSAGPFGHPPHHPGNFLAQASHLEPFGRPASFGGLGTLSSSAFGGLGNPALTANAMFGHKDGPNAQQHFGSNSGHQEPWNRLHRTPPSFPTPPPWLKPGDSERSASASSHERDRDSDKRDPLVSKDNKDRDSVEKRHSSHPSPVPVNPISLLGHTRPPEHHRNHLAPASGEPQRDKEKAKDREREHSDSWKDNGTDDHKLKDNQHSDKDAPVIHDGRVSEDKVSNRGTPSPYIRQTSLERPNGGLSREVPEKKGELQYEHQKKNSEVKVKEERKEEQDGAIERASEHPTQAPSTPNLHPPSSMPMPMSMAGVHPMNSISGLERTRMVAPFMGISPIPGADRFPYPAFHWDPMRDPYRGLDIHRRDPLTRDLLLRNDPLHRLAAPRLYEAERSYRDREPHDFNRDHIHPLALEQRREQERAHMEERERLNMLREDYEHGRLHPAMHHPALDGHLPHPPPGLMAPGLPGMHYSRVSPSAAAAAAAAAAAHQNGMLNKTPPTASLSAPPPLIPTLGARPGSPRRTTPLASDIRDRPAHKDIEAR
- the auts2a gene encoding autism susceptibility gene 2 protein isoform X1; the encoded protein is MKSINGPRSSGLRKKRKSRSVRDRDRRSNGIRNNHVKGSVFRFSSDSEREGDREPPSSRHRPPRRKRKDSTSAEEDIIDGFSITGFVTLEALENLTLMPQECRDNQAGPPHKKKVARVPGGLSMNPCKNNHHQQQPSDQENNPRLAHTQGKRKKKHLNKKHTMLKPGQNNCKGSDSESVSGECKPSIRSSSRDRLTDCDTESDQDDKISDASSEKFFNTAAVKVPEFGISVLSTNGSQEPHGPGLFQVSGLERSQERSQETCRDPQSSASSPHRQLRPPQALPLPQAHHHPSVPRPLLPKRTQTNGPTQVLTSANLPPHSEALPRPRTPAALPLAQGQEPSPPPPPRPQHQPELLAHPRPAPTPTLHPNPPSPALPNHHPHQQHPSQAGPHRPPSRCHPRPLSAYNGLSLNGHSSRSSTPGSKPHGLPAPSLHLPHHPPPPAAAAPAFPLPLAANQSTPHSFPSALQSSPHPHHPNMFAPPAALPPPPPLTSNTLPVPGHPAAGSAYSEQDLLRQELNTRFLASQNADRGASLGPPPYLRTEFHQHQHQHQHQHQHQHQHTHQHTHQHTFTPFPHAIMPTPAPPMVRTPARNFEKYPTKVDPFYRHSLFHSYPPAMSGLPPVIPPTGPFGSLQGAFQPKTSNPLDGTTRQGGIPHTFLQKDPRLTDPFRPVLRKPGKWCAMHVHIAWQIYHHQQKVKQQMQVDPHKLDFGLKPDFLSRPPGPSLFGGIHHPNDLARPATLFSAAGPTHPSAGPFGHPPHHPGNFLAQASHLEPFGRPASFGGLGTLSSSAFGGLGNPALKSLTAANAMFGHKDGPNAQQHFGSNSGHQEPWNRLHRTPPSFPTPPPWLKPGDSERSASASSHERDRDSDKRDPLVSKDNKDRDSVEKRHSSHPSPVPVNPISLLGHTRPPEHHRNHLAPASGEPQRDKEKAKDREREHSDSWKDNGTDDHKLKDNQHSDKDAPVIHDGRVSEDKVSNRGTPSPYIRQTSLERPNGGLSREVPEKKGELQYEHQKKNSEVKVKEERKEEQDGAIERASEHPTQAPSTPNLHPPSSMPMPMSMAGVHPMNSISGLERTRMVAPFMGISPIPGADRFPYPAFHWDPMRDPYRGLDIHRRDPLTRDLLLRNDPLHRLAAPRLYEAERSYRDREPHDFNRDHIHPLALEQRREQERAHMEERERLNMLREDYEHGRLHPAMHHPALDGHLPHPPPGLMAPGLPGMHYSRVSPSAAAAAAAAAAAHQNGMLNKTPPTASLSAPPPLIPTLGARPGSPRRTTPLASDIRDRPAHKDIEAR
- the auts2a gene encoding autism susceptibility gene 2 protein isoform X5, which produces MIKSSWFYVKFKYNEKLKPGQNNCKGSDSESVSGECKPSIRSSSRDRLTDCDTESDQDDKISDASSEKFFNTAAVKVPEFGISVLSTNGSQEPHGPGLFQVSGLERSQERSQETCRDPQSSASSPHRQLRPPQALPLPQAHHHPSVPRPLLPKRTQTNGPTQVLTSANLPPHSEALPRPRTPAALPLAQGQEPSPPPPPRPQHQPELLAHPRPAPTPTLHPNPPSPALPNHHPHQQHPSQAGPHRPPSRCHPRPLSAYNGLSLNGHSSRSSTPGSKPHGLPAPSLHLPHHPPPPAAAAPAFPLPLAANQSTPHSFPSALQSSPHPHHPNMFAPPAALPPPPPLTSNTLPVPGHPAAGSAYSEQDLLRQELNTRFLASQNADRGASLGPPPYLRTEFHQHQHQHQHQHQHQHQHTHQHTHQHTFTPFPHAIMPTPAPPMVRTPARNFEKYPTKVDPFYRHSLFHSYPPAMSGLPPVIPPTGPFGSLQGAFQPKTSNPLDGTTRQGGIPHTFLQKDPRLTDPFRPVLRKPGKWCAMHVHIAWQIYHHQQKVKQQMQVDPHKLDFGLKPDFLSRPPGPSLFGGIHHPNDLARPATLFSAAGPTHPSAGPFGHPPHHPGNFLAQASHLEPFGRPASFGGLGTLSSSAFGGLGNPALKSLTAANAMFGHKDGPNAQQHFGSNSGHQEPWNRLHRTPPSFPTPPPWLKPGDSERSASASSHERDRDSDKRDPLVSKDNKDRDSVEKRHSSHPSPVPVNPISLLGHTRPPEHHRNHLAPASGEPQRDKEKAKDREREHSDSWKDNGTDDHKLKDNQHSDKDAPVIHDGRVSEDKVSNRGTPSPYIRQTSLERPNGGLSREVPEKKGELQYEHQKKNSEVKVKEERKEEQDGAIERASEHPTQAPSTPNLHPPSSMPMPMSMAGVHPMNSISGLERTRMVAPFMGISPIPGADRFPYPAFHWDPMRDPYRGLDIHRRDPLTRDLLLRNDPLHRLAAPRLYEAERSYRDREPHDFNRDHIHPLALEQRREQERAHMEERERLNMLREDYEHGRLHPAMHHPALDGHLPHPPPGLMAPGLPGMHYSRVSPSAAAAAAAAAAAHQNGMLNKTPPTASLSAPPPLIPTLGARPGSPRRTTPLASDIRDRPAHKDIEAR
- the auts2a gene encoding autism susceptibility gene 2 protein isoform X3, with translation MKSINGPRSSGLRKKRKSRSVRDRDRRSNGIRNNHVKGSVFRFSSDSEREGDREPPSSRHRPPRRKRKDSTSAEEDIIDGFSITGFVTLEALENLTLMPQECRDNQAGPPHKKKVARVPGGLSMNPCKNNHHQQQPSDQENNPRLAHTQGKRKKKHLNKKHTMLKPGQNNCKGSDSESVSGECKPSIRSSSRDRLTDCDTESDQDDKISDASSEKFFNTAAVKVPEFGISVLSTNGSQEPHGPGLFQVSGLERSQERSQETCRDPQSSASSPHRQLRPPQALPLPQAHHHPSVPRPLLPKRTQTNGPTQVLTSANLPPHSEALPRPRTPAALPLAQGQEPSPPPPPRPQHQPELLAHPRPAPTPTLHPNPPSPALPNHHPHQQHPSQAGPHRPPSRCHPRPLSAYNGLSLNGHSSRSSTPGSKPHGLPAPSLHLPHHPPPPAAAAPAFPLPLAANQSTPHSFPSALQSSPHPHHPNMFAPPAALPPPPPLTSNTLPVPGHPAAGSAYSEQDLLRQELNTRFLASQNADRGASLGPPPYLRTEFHQHQHQHQHQHQHQHQHTHQHTHQHTFTPFPHAIMPTPAPPMVRTPARNFEKYPTKVDPFYRHSLFHSYPPAMSGLPPVIPPTGPFGSLQGAFQPKTSNPLDGTTRQGGIPHTFLQKDPRLTDPFRPVLRKPGKWCAMHVHIAWQIYHHQQKVKQQMQVDPHKLDFGLKPDFLSRPPGPSLFGGIHHPNDLARPATLFSAAGPTHPSAGPFGHPPHHPGNFLAQASHLEPFGRPASFGGLGTLSSSAFGGLGNPALTANAMFGHKDGPNAQQHFGSNSGHQEPWNRLHRTPPSFPTPPPWLKPGDSERSASASSHERDRDSDKRDPLVSKDNKDRDSVEKRHSSHPSPVPVNPISLLGHTRPPEHHRNHLAPASGEPQRDKEKAKDREREHSDSWKDNGTDDHKLKDNQHSDKDAPVIHDGRVSEDKVSNRGTPSPYIRQTSLERPNGGLSREVPEKKGELQYEHQKKNSEVKVKEERKEEQDGAIERASEHPTQAPSTPNLHPPSSMPMPMSMAGVHPMNSISGLERTRMVAPFMGISPIPGADRFPYPAFHWDPMRDPYRGLDIHRRDPLTRDLLLRNDPLHRLAAPRLYEAERSYRDREPHDFNRDHIHPLALEQRREQERAHMEERERLNMLREDYEHGRLHPAMHHPALDGHLPHPPPGLMAPGLPGMHYSRVSPSAAAAAAAAAAAHQNGMLNKTPPTASLSAPPPLIPTLGARPGSPRRTTPLASDIRDRPAHKDIEAR